Proteins from a genomic interval of Myxococcales bacterium:
- the map gene encoding type I methionyl aminopeptidase, whose product MNSQVITLKTPDQVRRLRKANRIVAEILVALRDGAAAGMSTLDLDRQSVDLCKRHQVKPAFLGLYGYPRSLCISLNEEIVHGIPSAKRILKEGDLVSIDYGVVFEGMYGDAAISFGIGRMTDQALSLMRVTEESLYQGIAEAHVGNRVGDISAAVQAHVETHGFSVVRDFVGHGIGEAPHEPPQVPNYGRRGAGPRLKAGMVLALEPMVTAGDWSVVVLDDGWTAVTEDGSLAAHFEHSVLITENGPEILSQLEL is encoded by the coding sequence TTGAATAGTCAGGTCATTACTCTCAAGACCCCCGACCAGGTGCGGCGCCTGCGCAAGGCCAACCGCATCGTGGCGGAGATTCTGGTGGCTTTGCGGGACGGCGCCGCCGCCGGCATGAGCACGTTGGATCTCGACCGGCAATCGGTGGACTTGTGCAAGCGGCACCAGGTGAAACCGGCCTTTTTGGGTTTGTACGGTTACCCGCGCAGCCTGTGCATTTCGCTCAACGAGGAGATCGTTCACGGAATTCCATCCGCGAAACGGATCTTGAAGGAAGGCGATCTGGTCAGCATCGATTACGGGGTGGTTTTCGAGGGTATGTATGGCGATGCGGCAATCAGCTTCGGCATCGGTCGGATGACCGACCAGGCGCTGTCGTTGATGCGCGTCACGGAAGAGTCCCTCTACCAGGGGATCGCCGAAGCGCACGTCGGCAACCGGGTGGGCGATATTTCGGCCGCCGTTCAGGCGCACGTGGAAACGCACGGATTTTCCGTGGTCCGGGATTTCGTCGGCCACGGAATCGGTGAGGCGCCGCACGAGCCGCCCCAAGTGCCGAATTACGGTCGGCGTGGCGCCGGTCCGCGGCTGAAAGCCGGCATGGTCCTGGCTTTGGAACCGATGGTCACCGCCGGCGATTGGTCGGTAGTGGTGTTGGATGACGGGTGGACGGCGGTAACGGAAGATGGTAGCCTTGCGGCCCATTTTGAACATTCGGTATTAATTACCGAAAATGGGCCCGAGATTTTATCTCAACTGG
- a CDS encoding adenylate kinase, giving the protein MRMILLGPPGGGKGTQAKALTTRFGIPQISTGDILRAAVKAGTEMGKQAKSFMDAGKLVPDEIIVGIIRDRIQAADCRNGYLFDGFPRTVAQAEALDKMLAERGEKLDHVISIVVPDEALVARLTGRLTCTNCGAMYHVKTMPPKVAGVCDRCGHQPLIIRDDDKEETIRQRLATYHSQTAPLIVYYEKKNLLRSIDGVGAVDEIGKRIAAVFE; this is encoded by the coding sequence ATGCGGATGATTTTACTCGGTCCGCCGGGAGGCGGCAAAGGCACCCAGGCCAAGGCGTTGACGACTCGGTTCGGCATCCCGCAGATTTCCACCGGCGACATCTTGCGCGCCGCGGTGAAAGCCGGAACCGAAATGGGCAAACAGGCCAAATCCTTCATGGACGCCGGCAAGCTGGTCCCGGACGAGATCATCGTCGGCATCATCCGCGACCGGATTCAAGCGGCCGATTGCCGCAACGGCTATTTGTTCGACGGGTTCCCGCGCACCGTGGCCCAGGCCGAGGCGCTGGACAAGATGCTCGCGGAACGCGGCGAGAAGCTCGATCACGTGATCAGCATCGTCGTTCCCGACGAGGCGCTGGTCGCCCGGCTGACCGGCCGGCTGACCTGCACCAATTGCGGGGCGATGTATCACGTCAAAACCATGCCCCCCAAAGTGGCGGGCGTGTGCGATCGTTGCGGGCACCAGCCCCTGATCATTCGCGATGACGACAAGGAAGAGACGATTCGCCAGCGGCTGGCGACCTATCACAGCCAGACCGCGCCGCTGATCGTCTATTACGAAAAGAAAAACCTGCTCCGTTCGATCGACGGAGTAGGCGCTGTCGACGAAATCGGCAAGCGGATTGCGGCGGTCTTTGAATAG
- the secY gene encoding preprotein translocase subunit SecY encodes MLGAFSNIFKIPELKRRVLFSFAMLAVYRIGCMVPTPGIDGAAISRWFAERQGTIFGMFSMFSGGAMEHGSIFSLGIMPYISASIILQLLTVVIPYLERLSKEGELGRRKITQYTRYGTVVLSLFQGYMIAYAMENGMLGAGAVTNPGLAFRLMTMITMTSGTAFIMWLGEQISERGIGNGISLIIFGGIIARLPVAIVRLGQQAWEESRGVLKMVPIIVVMVAVMGFIIYVERAQRKIPIQHAKRVVGRKIYGGASTFLPLRINTAGVIPPIFASSILMFPSTILQFFDNPWLVKLHELLQPAALLYNLIYVGLIIFFCYFYTAVTFNPVDVADNLKKSGAYIPGRRPGKPTADYIDRILTRITFGGSLYISAICVLPTILIAQFNVPFYFGGTSLLIVVGVALDTIQQIESHMLTRHYEGFLGGKGKFKGRRG; translated from the coding sequence GTGTTAGGCGCTTTCTCCAATATTTTCAAAATCCCGGAGCTGAAACGGCGCGTGCTGTTCTCCTTCGCGATGCTGGCCGTGTACCGTATCGGGTGCATGGTGCCGACTCCCGGTATCGACGGGGCGGCGATCTCGCGTTGGTTCGCCGAACGGCAAGGCACGATTTTCGGCATGTTCTCGATGTTCTCCGGGGGAGCCATGGAACACGGTTCCATCTTCTCCCTCGGCATCATGCCGTACATTTCGGCATCGATCATTCTGCAATTGCTCACCGTGGTGATTCCCTACCTGGAACGCCTGAGCAAGGAAGGCGAGCTGGGCCGGCGCAAGATTACCCAATATACGCGGTACGGCACGGTCGTTCTCTCGCTCTTCCAAGGCTATATGATCGCCTACGCGATGGAAAACGGCATGCTGGGCGCCGGCGCGGTCACCAATCCGGGCCTCGCGTTCCGGCTGATGACGATGATCACCATGACGTCGGGCACCGCGTTCATCATGTGGCTCGGCGAGCAAATCAGTGAACGCGGCATTGGCAACGGTATCAGTCTGATCATCTTCGGCGGCATCATCGCGCGCCTGCCCGTGGCGATCGTCCGCCTCGGCCAGCAGGCCTGGGAAGAAAGCCGCGGCGTTCTGAAGATGGTGCCGATCATCGTCGTGATGGTCGCCGTCATGGGCTTCATCATTTACGTCGAGCGCGCCCAGCGCAAAATTCCGATCCAGCACGCCAAGCGGGTGGTCGGACGCAAAATCTACGGCGGCGCGAGCACGTTTTTGCCCTTGCGCATCAACACCGCCGGCGTCATTCCGCCGATCTTCGCCAGCTCGATCCTGATGTTCCCGTCGACGATCCTGCAGTTCTTCGACAATCCGTGGCTGGTCAAACTGCACGAACTGTTGCAGCCGGCCGCGTTGCTCTACAACCTCATCTACGTCGGCTTGATCATCTTCTTCTGCTACTTCTACACCGCGGTTACCTTCAACCCGGTGGACGTGGCCGATAACCTGAAGAAGAGCGGGGCGTACATTCCGGGCCGCCGGCCGGGCAAACCGACCGCCGATTACATCGATCGGATTCTGACCCGGATCACCTTCGGCGGCTCCCTGTACATCTCCGCGATTTGCGTGTTGCCGACGATCCTGATCGCGCAGTTCAACGTGCCGTTTTATTTCGGCGGCACCTCGCTGCTGATCGTCGTCGGCGTGGCCCTGGATACCATTCAGCAGATCGAGTCGCACATGCTGACTCGGCATTACGAAGGTTTCCTGGGCGGTAAGGGCAAATTCAAGGGACGGAGAGGATAA
- the rplO gene encoding 50S ribosomal protein L15, producing MTTNLSNLHPPAGATKNTKRRGRGEASGLGKTAGKGNKGQNARSGGPKGPSFEGGQMPLIRRLPKRGFRNIYRKEYTILHLRELVEKFQAGEVVDPESVQQRQLVKKIAKDGIKILSDGEITMALTVKAHKASKEAVEKIRAAGGTFEQLQ from the coding sequence ATGACGACCAACCTGAGCAACCTGCATCCCCCCGCCGGGGCGACGAAAAACACCAAGCGTCGCGGCCGCGGCGAGGCGTCGGGTTTGGGCAAAACCGCCGGTAAAGGCAACAAGGGTCAGAACGCCCGCTCCGGCGGCCCCAAGGGCCCGTCGTTCGAAGGCGGCCAGATGCCCTTGATCCGCCGCTTGCCGAAGCGCGGCTTCCGCAACATTTACCGGAAGGAATACACGATCCTGCACCTGCGCGAGCTGGTGGAGAAGTTCCAGGCCGGCGAGGTGGTGGATCCGGAAAGTGTGCAGCAGCGGCAGCTCGTGAAAAAAATCGCAAAAGACGGGATCAAGATTTTGTCGGACGGCGAAATCACCATGGCGTTGACCGTCAAAGCGCATAAAGCCTCGAAAGAAGCCGTAGAGAAAATCCGGGCGGCCGGGGGCACTTTCGAACAACTCCAGTAA
- the rpmD gene encoding 50S ribosomal protein L30 has product MSGKLRITQTGSGIACPPKQRVILRTLGLGKMHRTVELPDNPCVRGMVKKIIHLLKVEEVSA; this is encoded by the coding sequence ATGAGCGGCAAACTTCGCATTACGCAAACCGGCAGCGGCATCGCCTGTCCGCCAAAGCAGCGGGTCATCCTGCGGACCCTCGGCCTGGGCAAAATGCACCGGACCGTGGAACTGCCGGACAATCCTTGCGTCCGCGGCATGGTGAAGAAAATCATCCACTTGCTGAAAGTGGAGGAGGTGTCGGCATGA
- the rpsE gene encoding 30S ribosomal protein S5 → MPEFNRPFREEEQEFIDKVVHISRVAKVVKGGRRFHFSALVVVGDGKGRVGVAIGKAAEVPEAIRKGIDRAKKSMFRVPIVDGGTIPFPVVGDFSAAHVLLKPAGEGTGVIAGGAVRAVLEAAGVSNILTKSLGSRNAHNVVKATIDGLQRLRWPQEYMRSRASLDDEPKTE, encoded by the coding sequence ATGCCCGAATTCAATCGTCCGTTCCGCGAAGAAGAGCAAGAATTTATTGATAAGGTGGTGCACATCAGCCGCGTGGCGAAAGTCGTCAAAGGCGGCCGGCGCTTCCACTTCTCGGCCTTGGTCGTCGTCGGCGACGGCAAGGGCCGGGTCGGCGTGGCGATCGGCAAGGCGGCGGAAGTGCCCGAAGCGATCCGCAAAGGCATCGACCGGGCCAAGAAGTCGATGTTCCGCGTCCCCATCGTGGACGGCGGAACCATCCCCTTCCCGGTGGTCGGTGACTTCTCCGCCGCGCACGTGCTGCTCAAGCCGGCCGGCGAAGGCACCGGCGTGATCGCCGGTGGTGCGGTGCGCGCCGTGCTCGAGGCGGCGGGCGTCTCGAACATTTTGACCAAGAGTCTCGGCTCGCGGAACGCCCACAACGTGGTCAAGGCCACGATCGACGGGCTGCAGCGCCTGCGCTGGCCCCAAGAGTACATGCGTTCCCGCGCGAGCCTGGACGACGAACCCAAGACGGAATAG
- the rplR gene encoding 50S ribosomal protein L18, with product MSYKKENLTPREQRQRRVRRKVRGTTERPRLCVFRSNKHIYVQAIDDSTGATIAQASSLDKGYAKPADEKGKVGQAKTVGKLIAERLLTQQHKAVVFDRNGFLYHGRIKAVADAAREAGLEF from the coding sequence GTGTCCTATAAGAAGGAAAATCTGACGCCGCGCGAGCAACGTCAACGCCGGGTTCGGCGGAAGGTGCGCGGAACGACCGAACGGCCGCGCCTTTGCGTGTTCCGTTCCAATAAACACATTTACGTCCAGGCCATCGACGACTCCACCGGCGCCACCATCGCCCAGGCCAGCAGCCTGGACAAGGGTTACGCCAAGCCCGCCGATGAAAAGGGCAAGGTCGGTCAGGCCAAAACGGTGGGTAAACTCATTGCCGAACGGTTGCTGACGCAACAACACAAGGCCGTCGTGTTTGATCGCAATGGCTTTTTGTACCACGGACGGATCAAAGCGGTAGCCGATGCGGCCCGCGAGGCCGGCCTGGAGTTCTAG
- the rplF gene encoding 50S ribosomal protein L6 translates to MSRIGKLPIPIPKGVKVQITGNRVVVNGPNGSLTYEHRPEVRVAEENGHLLVQRVDEGRQGSSMQGLTRTLINNMVVGVTQGYTRELDINGVGWRAEVKGDQLALTVGFTNPVEVAIPKGITVRVDKNTHIVLQSSDKQQVGEFAAIVRKVRPPEPYQGKGIKYTEEVLRRKEGKTSG, encoded by the coding sequence ATGAGTCGAATCGGCAAATTACCAATCCCGATCCCCAAAGGGGTGAAGGTGCAGATCACCGGCAACCGGGTCGTGGTCAACGGGCCGAACGGCAGTTTGACCTACGAACACCGGCCGGAGGTCCGCGTGGCGGAAGAGAACGGCCACTTGCTCGTGCAGCGCGTCGACGAAGGCCGCCAAGGATCGAGCATGCAGGGCCTGACTCGTACCCTGATCAACAACATGGTCGTCGGGGTGACCCAGGGCTATACCCGCGAACTGGATATCAACGGCGTCGGTTGGCGCGCCGAGGTCAAAGGGGACCAGTTGGCCCTGACGGTCGGCTTCACCAACCCCGTCGAAGTCGCGATCCCCAAGGGCATCACCGTGCGGGTCGACAAAAACACCCACATCGTGTTGCAGAGCAGCGACAAGCAACAGGTGGGCGAATTCGCCGCCATTGTGCGCAAGGTGCGCCCGCCCGAACCTTATCAAGGCAAGGGCATCAAATATACGGAAGAAGTGCTTCGTCGTAAGGAAGGCAAGACCTCCGGTTAA
- the rpsH gene encoding 30S ribosomal protein S8: MVMTDPVADMLTRIRNANRARHDLVEMPNSKIKEAIAKILKEEGYIKAFRVTPEGQQGMLKIYLRYRENGSPSITQIRRLSKPGLRRYVGSQDVQAVLGGMGVSILTTSQGLMTGKKAKELNVGGELLLEVW; encoded by the coding sequence ATGGTGATGACTGATCCCGTAGCCGATATGTTGACTCGCATTCGTAATGCGAACCGGGCTCGTCACGATTTGGTGGAGATGCCCAATTCCAAGATCAAGGAAGCCATCGCCAAGATCTTGAAGGAAGAAGGCTACATCAAAGCGTTTCGCGTGACCCCGGAAGGTCAGCAGGGCATGTTGAAAATCTATTTGCGTTATCGGGAAAATGGCTCCCCGAGCATCACCCAGATCCGCCGGCTGAGCAAACCGGGCCTGCGACGCTACGTCGGCAGCCAGGACGTGCAGGCGGTGCTGGGCGGCATGGGAGTGTCCATTTTGACCACCAGCCAAGGCTTGATGACCGGCAAAAAAGCGAAAGAACTGAACGTCGGCGGCGAGCTGCTGCTGGAAGTTTGGTAA
- a CDS encoding type Z 30S ribosomal protein S14: MAKKSIRIRATNPQKFKVRAYHRCPLCGRSRAYYRKFAMCRLCLRKLALQGELPGVVKASW, from the coding sequence GTGGCCAAGAAATCGATTCGTATTCGCGCCACCAACCCGCAGAAATTCAAGGTACGCGCGTATCACCGCTGCCCGCTGTGCGGCCGGTCGCGGGCTTATTATCGTAAGTTCGCCATGTGCCGCCTGTGCTTGCGGAAGTTGGCGTTACAGGGCGAACTACCGGGCGTCGTCAAGGCGAGCTGGTAG
- the rplE gene encoding 50S ribosomal protein L5 yields MAARQRDIYTQTVIPELVKQFGYKNLEAVPRLDKIILNMGLGEAIQNVKVLDTAMEELTAISGQKAVITKARKSIANFKLREGMNIGVRVTLRGDRMYEFFDRLVSIALPRVRDFRGVPDKAFDGRGNYTLGVREQIIFPEINYDKIDKIRGLNITIVTTAKTDEEGYALLKLMGVPFRNR; encoded by the coding sequence ATGGCGGCTAGGCAAAGAGACATTTACACGCAGACGGTGATCCCCGAACTCGTCAAACAGTTCGGTTACAAGAATCTCGAGGCGGTGCCCCGCCTGGATAAGATCATCCTCAACATGGGCCTGGGCGAGGCGATCCAGAACGTCAAGGTTCTGGACACGGCGATGGAAGAACTGACGGCGATCAGCGGTCAGAAGGCCGTCATCACCAAGGCCCGCAAAAGCATCGCGAACTTCAAGTTGCGCGAGGGCATGAACATCGGCGTGCGCGTCACCCTGCGCGGCGATCGGATGTACGAATTCTTCGATCGGCTCGTCAGTATCGCGCTGCCCCGCGTCCGCGACTTCCGCGGCGTGCCCGACAAGGCCTTCGACGGCCGCGGCAACTACACGCTGGGCGTTCGCGAACAGATCATCTTCCCCGAGATCAACTACGACAAGATCGACAAGATCCGGGGATTGAACATTACGATCGTCACCACCGCGAAGACCGACGAGGAAGGTTACGCCCTGTTGAAGCTGATGGGCGTGCCGTTCCGGAACCGATAA
- a CDS encoding 50S ribosomal protein L24, which produces MAQAKEKERNKLRIKKGDTVHVIAGKERGNMDNAAKRGKVLKVLPEENRVVVERLNVIKRHTRPSKTNQQGGIVEREAPIHIANVMLVCPKCNKPTRVRMELLQDKTKVRVCRHCGEHLD; this is translated from the coding sequence ATGGCACAAGCCAAAGAGAAAGAGCGCAACAAGCTCCGCATTAAAAAAGGCGACACCGTGCATGTCATTGCCGGCAAGGAACGCGGCAATATGGACAACGCGGCGAAGCGCGGCAAGGTGCTCAAAGTGTTGCCCGAGGAAAATCGCGTCGTGGTCGAGCGCCTGAACGTCATCAAGCGCCACACCCGGCCGAGCAAAACCAATCAGCAGGGCGGCATCGTCGAGCGCGAGGCGCCGATCCACATCGCCAACGTGATGCTGGTCTGCCCCAAGTGCAACAAGCCGACCCGGGTTCGCATGGAGTTGTTGCAGGACAAGACCAAAGTGCGCGTCTGCCGGCATTGCGGCGAGCACCTGGACTAG
- the rplN gene encoding 50S ribosomal protein L14, giving the protein MIQMNTTLNVADNSGARKLEAIKVLGGSKRKYARVGDVVVVSVKEAIATAKVKKGDVLQAVIVRTRRRVARPDGTYIRFDENSAVLINKQKEPIGNRIFGPVARELRTKGFNRIISLAPEVL; this is encoded by the coding sequence ATGATCCAAATGAACACCACCCTGAACGTGGCGGACAATTCCGGCGCTCGCAAGCTGGAAGCGATTAAGGTGCTGGGCGGTTCGAAGCGCAAATACGCCCGGGTCGGCGACGTCGTCGTCGTCTCGGTCAAAGAAGCGATCGCGACCGCCAAGGTGAAGAAGGGCGATGTGCTGCAGGCGGTGATCGTTCGTACCCGGCGGCGGGTCGCGCGTCCCGACGGCACCTACATCCGCTTCGACGAAAACAGCGCCGTGCTGATCAATAAGCAGAAGGAACCCATCGGCAACCGCATCTTCGGCCCGGTGGCACGCGAACTGCGGACCAAAGGCTTCAACCGGATCATCAGCCTGGCTCCGGAAGTTCTGTAG
- the rpsQ gene encoding 30S ribosomal protein S17, translating into MPKTNERGNRRVLQGVVVSDKATKTITVLVDRFFQHEKYKKYIRRSKKFMAHDELDQAKMGDTVQIVESRPMSANKRWRLVKIVKRAD; encoded by the coding sequence ATGCCTAAGACAAACGAACGGGGAAATCGCCGGGTGCTGCAGGGTGTGGTGGTCTCGGACAAAGCGACCAAGACCATTACCGTGCTGGTCGACCGTTTCTTCCAGCACGAGAAATACAAGAAGTATATCCGTCGCAGCAAGAAATTCATGGCGCACGACGAACTCGACCAGGCCAAAATGGGCGATACCGTACAAATCGTCGAAAGTCGCCCGATGTCGGCGAACAAACGCTGGCGCCTGGTGAAAATCGTCAAACGGGCGGATTAA
- the rpmC gene encoding 50S ribosomal protein L29: MKVKDLRELSPEELATKEQDLIQELFNLRFQMFTGQLENSSRLTQVKRDVARIKTVRRELDLQGKKNA; this comes from the coding sequence ATGAAGGTTAAGGATTTGCGCGAGCTGTCGCCGGAAGAACTGGCGACCAAGGAACAGGATCTGATCCAGGAATTGTTCAACTTGCGTTTTCAGATGTTTACGGGGCAGTTGGAGAATTCATCGCGCCTGACCCAGGTGAAACGCGATGTCGCGCGGATCAAGACCGTGCGCCGGGAGCTGGATTTGCAGGGGAAGAAGAATGCCTAA
- the rplP gene encoding 50S ribosomal protein L16, with protein sequence MLMPSRTKYRKQQKGNMRGEAYRGNRLNFGEYGLQALDRGRLTARQIEAARIAMTRFIKRGGRIWIRLFPDKPMTKKPAETRMGKGKGAPEYWVAVIMPGRILYEMEGVTEETAKEAFRLAAHKLPIKTRFVMREGHHEG encoded by the coding sequence ATGTTGATGCCCAGCCGGACTAAGTACCGCAAGCAGCAAAAGGGCAACATGAGAGGCGAAGCCTATCGGGGCAATCGCTTGAACTTCGGTGAGTACGGCCTGCAGGCGTTGGACCGCGGTCGGTTGACGGCCCGCCAGATCGAGGCGGCTCGTATCGCGATGACCCGGTTCATCAAACGCGGCGGTCGGATTTGGATCCGTTTGTTCCCGGACAAGCCGATGACCAAGAAGCCGGCGGAAACCCGCATGGGCAAGGGCAAGGGCGCTCCGGAATACTGGGTCGCGGTCATCATGCCGGGCCGGATCCTGTACGAGATGGAAGGGGTGACCGAGGAAACCGCGAAGGAAGCGTTCCGCCTGGCCGCCCACAAGTTGCCGATCAAGACCCGTTTCGTCATGCGGGAGGGGCACCATGAAGGTTAA
- the rpsC gene encoding 30S ribosomal protein S3 — protein MGQKTHPIGFRLGITKDWNSRWYAESHRYAEYLHEDLRLRKYIKEKLGHAAISKVEIERRANKVDVTIHTARPGVIIGKKGAEVEVLRKDLQQMFGKEIYIKIQEIRRADVDAQLVAENVANQLVRRIAFRRAMKKAVGNAMKMGVKGIRVSTSGRLGGAEMSRYEWYREGRVPLHTLRADIDYGFAEAKTTYGIIGVKVWIYHGDVVTS, from the coding sequence GTGGGACAGAAGACCCATCCGATCGGTTTCAGACTCGGGATCACCAAAGACTGGAACAGCCGTTGGTACGCGGAAAGCCACCGCTACGCCGAGTACCTGCACGAGGATCTGCGGCTGCGCAAATATATTAAAGAAAAATTGGGCCACGCGGCGATCAGCAAGGTGGAAATCGAACGCCGTGCCAACAAGGTCGACGTGACGATCCACACCGCGCGCCCGGGCGTGATCATCGGCAAGAAGGGCGCCGAGGTGGAAGTGCTGCGCAAGGATTTGCAGCAGATGTTCGGCAAGGAGATCTACATCAAGATCCAGGAGATCCGCCGCGCCGACGTCGACGCCCAACTCGTGGCCGAGAACGTCGCCAACCAGCTCGTGCGGCGCATCGCCTTCCGCCGCGCGATGAAAAAGGCCGTGGGCAACGCGATGAAGATGGGCGTCAAGGGCATCCGCGTTTCCACCTCCGGCCGGTTGGGCGGGGCTGAAATGAGCCGCTACGAATGGTATCGCGAAGGCCGGGTGCCGCTACACACCCTGCGGGCCGACATCGATTACGGATTCGCCGAAGCCAAAACCACCTACGGCATCATCGGCGTGAAGGTATGGATTTATCACGGTGACGTCGTCACCTCGTGA
- the rplV gene encoding 50S ribosomal protein L22, which produces METNEIRAKGRFLRFSPFKGRVVAAQVKGKPVGVALQLLKFSKRHSCAPEIYKIMASALANAQQKEGVNVDALYVKNVIVDGGPTLKRIRLRARGRVDKKLRRMSHVTVILDQR; this is translated from the coding sequence ATGGAAACCAACGAAATTCGCGCCAAGGGCCGCTTTTTGCGGTTCTCTCCCTTCAAGGGACGCGTGGTGGCGGCGCAGGTCAAGGGCAAACCGGTTGGCGTCGCGCTGCAACTGTTGAAATTTTCGAAGCGCCATAGCTGCGCCCCGGAAATTTACAAAATCATGGCCTCGGCCCTGGCCAACGCCCAGCAAAAGGAAGGCGTCAACGTCGATGCGCTGTACGTGAAAAACGTCATCGTCGACGGCGGCCCGACCTTGAAGCGCATCCGGCTGCGCGCGCGCGGCCGGGTCGACAAGAAGTTGCGGCGGATGAGCCATGTAACCGTCATTCTGGATCAACGTTAA
- the rpsS gene encoding 30S ribosomal protein S19: MPRSVKKGPFVDYHVMEKVDRARTTGSKQVIKTWSRRSTITPDMVGLTFAVHNGKKFIPVYVTENMVGHKLGEFSPTRTFHGHSGDRKAK, translated from the coding sequence ATGCCCCGCAGCGTGAAAAAAGGACCGTTTGTGGATTACCACGTGATGGAAAAGGTGGATCGGGCCCGGACGACCGGCTCGAAGCAGGTGATCAAAACCTGGTCGCGGCGTTCCACCATTACTCCGGATATGGTGGGTCTGACCTTCGCCGTCCACAACGGCAAAAAGTTCATTCCGGTGTACGTCACGGAAAACATGGTCGGACACAAGTTGGGCGAATTTTCGCCGACCCGGACGTTCCACGGACACTCCGGTGACCGCAAGGCGAAGTAA
- the rplB gene encoding 50S ribosomal protein L2 produces the protein MGIKRYKPTSPGRRYLATSSFDEITRTEPERSLVESLKKSGGRNNHGHITIWWRGGGHKRKYRLIDWKRDKRDIAAQVVSIEYDPNRSANICLLQYKDGEKRYILHPQGLKVGDQVVASEHADIKPGNALPLKNVPDGSWVHNVEMKIGKGGQMVRSAGSYAQVLSKEGQYVLLKMPSGEMRRIHENCYATIGQLGNIDHSNLTTGKAGRKRWIGKRPHVRGVAMNPVDHPHGGGEGRGKGNHPVTPWGVPTKGYKTRKNKSTSKYIVKRRK, from the coding sequence ATGGGTATCAAGCGGTATAAACCGACCAGTCCGGGACGCCGTTACCTGGCGACCTCCTCGTTCGACGAGATTACGCGCACCGAGCCCGAACGCAGCCTGGTGGAGTCGCTGAAGAAAAGCGGCGGCCGGAACAATCACGGCCACATCACGATCTGGTGGCGCGGCGGCGGTCACAAGCGCAAGTATCGCCTCATCGATTGGAAACGCGACAAGCGCGACATCGCGGCCCAGGTCGTCTCCATCGAATACGATCCGAACCGCAGCGCCAACATCTGCCTGCTGCAATACAAAGACGGCGAAAAACGCTACATCCTCCATCCGCAAGGATTGAAGGTCGGTGACCAAGTCGTCGCCAGCGAACACGCCGACATCAAGCCGGGCAACGCGCTTCCCTTGAAGAACGTGCCCGACGGTTCCTGGGTCCACAACGTGGAAATGAAAATCGGCAAGGGCGGCCAGATGGTGCGCTCCGCCGGCTCCTACGCCCAGGTGCTGTCCAAGGAAGGGCAGTACGTACTGCTGAAAATGCCCAGCGGCGAAATGCGGCGGATCCACGAAAATTGTTACGCCACGATCGGTCAGTTGGGCAACATCGATCACAGCAACCTGACGACCGGCAAGGCGGGCCGCAAGCGCTGGATCGGCAAACGCCCCCACGTACGCGGCGTGGCGATGAACCCGGTCGACCATCCTCACGGCGGCGGCGAAGGCCGCGGCAAGGGCAACCACCCGGTGACCCCATGGGGCGTGCCGACCAAGGGTTATAAGACTCGGAAAAACAAGTCGACCAGTAAGTACATCGTCAAGCGTCGGAAGTAG
- a CDS encoding 50S ribosomal protein L23, whose product MKESYKIIKRPVVTEKANVAKEADNQLVFEVAVHANKVEIARAVEELFDVKVNAVRTQLVNGKRKRLGRHIGYTPKWKKAFVTLREGDTIDFFEGV is encoded by the coding sequence ATGAAAGAATCATACAAAATCATCAAGCGGCCGGTGGTCACCGAAAAGGCCAATGTCGCCAAGGAAGCGGATAATCAGCTCGTCTTCGAAGTGGCGGTCCACGCGAACAAAGTGGAAATCGCCCGTGCCGTGGAAGAGCTGTTCGACGTCAAAGTCAACGCCGTGCGCACGCAGTTGGTGAACGGCAAACGCAAGCGGTTGGGCCGCCACATCGGCTACACCCCGAAGTGGAAGAAAGCGTTTGTCACCCTGCGCGAAGGCGACACCATCGACTTCTTCGAAGGCGTGTAA